From the Candidatus Methanomethylophilaceae archaeon genome, one window contains:
- a CDS encoding ABC transporter ATP-binding protein: protein MEYEVRNLSFGYKTHHVLSDINLKFDKPGLVCIIGPNGVGKSTLVKCMNRINKGYTGEVLIDGVDIKEMTMKDISMKVGFVPAGTQDIFAMTVMDTVLIGRHNIQGWRTTHKDLEIVRRALEMLSLEDLSMRNFNELSAGQHQRVALARGLVQETPCLILDEPTSNLDVKHQVFVAEMLRALAVVDNKLVIMICHDLNIAARYSHEIIVMKEPGIIYKVGKPLDVITPELVRDVYGINCDVIEVDGSPHVILKETFDEEDE from the coding sequence ATGGAATACGAAGTCAGGAATCTGAGTTTCGGCTACAAGACCCATCACGTTCTCTCGGATATCAACCTCAAGTTCGACAAGCCGGGGCTGGTATGCATAATAGGCCCCAACGGGGTCGGGAAGTCCACCCTCGTGAAGTGCATGAACCGCATCAACAAGGGATACACGGGAGAGGTCCTGATAGACGGCGTCGACATCAAGGAGATGACGATGAAGGACATCTCCATGAAAGTCGGCTTCGTGCCGGCTGGGACGCAGGACATCTTCGCCATGACCGTGATGGACACCGTCCTCATCGGGAGGCACAATATCCAGGGGTGGAGAACCACCCATAAAGACCTGGAGATCGTCAGGAGGGCGCTGGAGATGCTTTCGCTGGAGGACCTTTCAATGAGGAATTTCAACGAGCTCTCCGCCGGGCAGCACCAGAGGGTGGCTTTGGCCAGAGGGCTTGTCCAGGAGACTCCGTGTCTGATCCTGGATGAGCCGACTTCCAACCTGGATGTGAAGCATCAGGTGTTCGTCGCCGAGATGCTGCGCGCACTGGCGGTAGTGGACAACAAGCTTGTTATCATGATCTGCCACGACCTGAACATCGCGGCCCGGTATTCCCATGAGATAATAGTCATGAAGGAGCCGGGGATCATATACAAGGTAGGCAAGCCGCTGGATGTCATCACGCCGGAGCTTGTGAGAGATGTTTACGGCATCAACTGCGACGTGATAGAGGTGGACGGAAGCCCGCACGTCATCCTGAAAGAAACGTTCGACGAAGAGGACGAATGA
- a CDS encoding iron ABC transporter permease, giving the protein MDENISDLKQDPLISKKVLRALSKWTDEREQTKEDEESYHQYDTYIWRKWVFMAACIVVMVVTAGLATTIGPMDITFIETYETMWNHITGNITNDAFDYAICTLRMPRVVMGVVAGAGLAICGAAMQSTLMNPLADPYTTGVSSGASFGATLAMLAGFSIFGGRYDVIGNAFVFSLIPTALIVGLARVKKSSPTTMIMAGIAVMYIFNAFTTVMMLMADPNDLEAVYQWQVGSLAKASWDDIVVSLGITAVGAVIIMFLSKKLNVLSTGDDMANSLGVNAAQLRTIMMVLVALITAGIVSFTGLIGFVGLVAPHVVRLFIGADNRYLVPAAALFGGALLVVSDLVGRVIIQPAVLQVGVITAFLGGPMFLWLLLRKNSNVW; this is encoded by the coding sequence ATGGATGAAAACATTTCAGACCTCAAACAAGACCCTCTCATCAGTAAGAAGGTGCTGAGGGCGCTCAGCAAATGGACCGACGAACGCGAGCAGACCAAGGAGGACGAGGAATCCTACCACCAGTATGACACGTACATCTGGCGCAAATGGGTCTTCATGGCCGCATGCATAGTGGTCATGGTGGTCACGGCTGGTCTCGCCACCACAATCGGCCCCATGGACATAACCTTCATCGAAACCTACGAAACGATGTGGAACCACATCACCGGGAACATCACCAACGACGCTTTCGACTACGCCATATGCACGCTGCGCATGCCCCGCGTGGTCATGGGAGTGGTTGCCGGAGCCGGCCTGGCCATATGCGGAGCCGCCATGCAGAGCACTCTGATGAACCCTCTGGCGGACCCTTATACAACCGGAGTCTCTTCCGGCGCATCCTTCGGCGCGACTCTCGCCATGCTTGCGGGATTCAGCATTTTCGGCGGGAGATACGATGTCATAGGCAACGCGTTCGTTTTCTCTCTCATACCCACCGCGCTGATCGTCGGCCTGGCCAGAGTAAAGAAATCCTCCCCCACGACGATGATCATGGCCGGAATCGCGGTCATGTACATATTCAACGCGTTCACGACCGTCATGATGCTCATGGCGGACCCCAACGACCTGGAAGCCGTGTACCAGTGGCAGGTCGGGTCCCTGGCCAAAGCCAGCTGGGACGACATCGTGGTGTCCCTCGGCATAACCGCCGTAGGCGCGGTGATAATCATGTTCCTGTCGAAGAAGCTCAACGTGCTGTCGACTGGGGACGACATGGCGAACTCCCTGGGAGTGAACGCCGCCCAGCTCAGGACCATAATGATGGTCTTGGTGGCGCTGATAACCGCCGGAATCGTCAGCTTTACCGGCCTGATCGGTTTCGTCGGATTGGTGGCGCCCCACGTCGTCAGGCTGTTCATCGGAGCCGACAACAGATACTTGGTCCCGGCGGCGGCGCTGTTCGGAGGCGCTCTGCTGGTCGTCTCGGATCTGGTCGGAAGGGTCATCATCCAGCCCGCGGTGCTCCAGGTGGGAGTGATAACCGCGTTCCTCGGAGGACCGATGTTCCTGTGGCTGCTCCTGAGGAAGAACTCCAACGTGTGGTGA
- a CDS encoding (Fe-S)-binding protein has translation MPDKPIQVDSSLLTRYNLPRVQRAMAQCLQCGYCIDVCEAHRQTPWESVTPRGKIYYIKTIDTNGIGTVDKMLGRKVELAPDFVDAMYKCTGCGNCEVVCHAQIKLVDLWEDMRAWLVRNGVAPLSAHKGIAEKISKYHNSFGESPAKRDAWWPKDVPKSNPPDVIFFAGCTGSYRMQGVPQAGVIVLSRAGVKMNCLGDKEYCCTSPLLRTGNDTLSLEASEVVVEKADGMGAKDMVMTCSGCYKTVSSNFGNYYAKVGQNVYHFSQYVERLINERKLPLNNEYNHKVTYHDPCHLGRHSGVYDAPRNVIKKIKGVEFVEMERSRENSRCCGAGGGYKSQFNDFAVNIAADRIRDAEATGADVLITCCPFCVLNLTQGAKKIGSNIKVLDLAQVLLEVTAPKEAPKE, from the coding sequence ATGCCAGACAAGCCCATTCAAGTCGACTCGAGCCTTCTGACCAGATACAACCTTCCCCGCGTTCAGAGGGCCATGGCCCAGTGCCTTCAGTGCGGCTATTGCATCGACGTGTGCGAAGCCCACAGGCAGACCCCTTGGGAATCCGTCACCCCCAGAGGGAAAATCTACTACATCAAAACCATCGACACCAACGGGATAGGCACCGTCGACAAGATGCTCGGCAGGAAGGTCGAGCTCGCCCCCGATTTCGTCGACGCGATGTACAAGTGCACCGGATGCGGGAACTGCGAGGTCGTCTGCCACGCTCAGATCAAACTCGTGGACCTCTGGGAGGACATGAGAGCCTGGCTCGTCAGGAACGGCGTGGCCCCTCTCTCCGCGCACAAAGGAATCGCGGAGAAGATCTCGAAATACCACAACTCCTTCGGCGAATCCCCCGCCAAGAGGGACGCATGGTGGCCCAAAGACGTCCCCAAGTCCAACCCTCCAGACGTCATATTCTTCGCGGGATGCACCGGTTCCTACAGGATGCAGGGAGTCCCCCAGGCAGGAGTCATCGTTCTGAGCCGCGCCGGCGTCAAGATGAACTGCCTCGGCGACAAAGAGTACTGCTGCACATCGCCCCTCCTGAGGACCGGAAACGACACCCTGAGCCTCGAGGCCTCCGAGGTCGTCGTCGAGAAAGCCGACGGAATGGGAGCCAAAGACATGGTCATGACCTGCTCCGGCTGCTACAAGACCGTCTCCAGCAACTTCGGCAACTATTACGCCAAGGTCGGACAGAACGTCTACCACTTCTCCCAGTACGTCGAGAGGCTCATCAACGAGAGGAAACTGCCTCTGAACAACGAGTACAACCACAAGGTCACCTACCACGACCCCTGCCACCTCGGAAGGCACTCCGGAGTCTACGACGCCCCCAGGAACGTCATCAAGAAGATCAAGGGCGTCGAGTTCGTCGAGATGGAGAGGTCCAGGGAGAACTCCAGATGCTGCGGGGCCGGAGGAGGCTACAAGAGCCAGTTCAACGACTTCGCGGTCAACATCGCCGCGGACAGGATCAGGGATGCGGAAGCCACCGGAGCCGACGTGCTCATCACCTGCTGCCCGTTCTGCGTGCTGAACCTGACCCAGGGCGCCAAGAAAATCGGATCCAACATCAAAGTCTTGGATCTGGCCCAGGTGCTCCTCGAAGTCACCGCCCCCAAGGAAGCTCCGAAGGAGTGA
- a CDS encoding DEAD/DEAH box helicase produces MSFELLSPELVSILSRKGITSPTPPQEDAIPRILRGEHILIVAPTGIGKTEAAVLPALEKIHRSPGKKGFRCIYITPLRALNRDMLRRMVEYGGALGIRVGVRHGDTTQYERSKQSEDPPEVLITTPETLQLLFIGKNLSKHLSAVECVIIDEIHELADTERGAQLSVAMERLSAIAGNYQRIGLSATVGDPMSTAMFLGGRGRRVSVRIHDTYREFEISVESPDPENDNTSLLDRLQGDPEIVGVMERAREIIDGSRSVLFFVNTRETAEWLAARYHAWDESISVDVHHGSLSRENRTDMEDRFKRGDIKALICTSSLELGIDVGTTDMVVQYNSPRRVSRMIQRAGRAGHRVGEKIRATVLATAPDEVAEALVIARKCSSKEIESREGRPSPLSVVANQLVAMAMTGPVEKDFAYSMFYGSYCFRTLKREDMDAVLAQLGSIKLVFDDGEKFKRSRKGMDYFYSNISMIPDERNYRIRDIGTRAIIGTLDESFVATFEETHALFIAKGRTWRVVEMRDDEILVEETRDMGAVPSWVGSDIPVPFGVAQEVGKMRRERDFGSYPGDANCRRVLEGFFAKQDSDHPMPTDRTITAELGDGVAIINCCFGTRVNETLGKIYGALLSARLGESVGVTADPYRVILELPRHVSRDMLMETVRSVKPGTVEALARMVILNSTFLKWRFAFVAKKFGIIEKTADHRFINFKKLFEIHEGTPAFKEAVNKVLWEDLDIPNTEKVASMMASGEIEVVPDSPSPIGLEGITRSKELMQPLRADHAILMALKRRLENEVMFATCINCGSQRRFRVADAPKRFGCEKCGGCMVAVLKEYDRDLARLIGKKDPSPEEVKDLKKLNRIANLVNAYGNRAALVLAGRGIGPDTASRILRAMYIDEDGFLRGILNAEILYARNKQFWD; encoded by the coding sequence ATGTCATTCGAACTTCTGTCGCCCGAGCTCGTCTCGATCCTGTCGCGCAAAGGGATAACGTCTCCCACCCCGCCGCAGGAGGACGCCATACCCCGCATCCTCAGAGGGGAGCACATACTCATCGTGGCGCCCACCGGGATCGGCAAGACCGAAGCGGCGGTGCTCCCCGCTTTGGAGAAGATCCATCGCTCCCCCGGGAAGAAGGGATTCAGATGCATCTACATCACGCCGCTCCGCGCCCTGAACAGGGACATGCTGAGGAGGATGGTGGAATACGGCGGTGCGCTCGGCATAAGGGTCGGAGTGAGGCACGGGGATACCACCCAGTACGAGAGGTCCAAGCAATCCGAAGACCCTCCGGAAGTCCTCATAACCACCCCTGAGACCCTGCAGCTGCTGTTCATAGGGAAGAACCTGTCCAAGCATCTCTCGGCGGTGGAATGCGTCATCATAGACGAGATACACGAGCTCGCGGACACAGAAAGGGGAGCGCAGCTCAGCGTCGCCATGGAAAGGCTCAGCGCCATAGCCGGGAATTACCAGAGGATAGGCCTTTCCGCCACTGTGGGCGACCCGATGTCGACAGCCATGTTCCTGGGCGGCAGAGGCAGGAGAGTTTCCGTAAGGATCCACGACACCTACCGCGAGTTCGAGATATCTGTCGAGAGCCCGGACCCGGAGAACGACAATACAAGCCTCTTGGACAGGCTCCAGGGGGACCCGGAGATCGTCGGGGTCATGGAGAGGGCGAGGGAGATAATAGACGGCAGCAGGTCCGTCCTGTTCTTCGTGAACACCAGGGAGACGGCCGAATGGCTAGCCGCCCGCTACCACGCCTGGGACGAGAGCATTTCCGTCGATGTGCACCACGGGTCCCTCTCCAGGGAGAACAGGACCGACATGGAGGACCGCTTCAAAAGGGGAGACATCAAAGCGCTGATATGCACGTCGTCTCTGGAATTGGGGATCGACGTGGGCACCACGGACATGGTCGTCCAGTACAATTCTCCGAGAAGGGTCTCCCGCATGATACAGCGCGCCGGGAGGGCCGGACATCGCGTCGGGGAGAAGATCAGGGCGACCGTCCTCGCCACCGCCCCGGACGAAGTGGCCGAAGCGCTGGTGATCGCGAGGAAGTGCTCCTCCAAAGAGATCGAGAGCAGAGAGGGAAGGCCGTCCCCGCTTAGCGTCGTGGCGAACCAGCTGGTGGCCATGGCCATGACCGGACCGGTTGAGAAAGATTTCGCCTATTCGATGTTCTACGGCTCATACTGCTTCAGAACGCTGAAGAGAGAGGATATGGACGCCGTCCTGGCCCAATTGGGATCGATAAAGCTGGTCTTCGACGATGGGGAGAAGTTCAAGCGCTCCCGCAAAGGCATGGATTACTTCTACAGCAACATATCCATGATCCCGGACGAGAGGAACTACAGGATACGCGACATAGGCACCAGAGCGATAATCGGAACTTTAGATGAGAGCTTCGTCGCCACCTTCGAGGAAACCCACGCGCTCTTCATCGCGAAAGGCCGCACCTGGCGCGTCGTGGAGATGAGGGACGACGAGATCCTGGTCGAAGAGACGCGCGACATGGGCGCCGTCCCGAGCTGGGTCGGATCGGACATCCCCGTACCGTTCGGAGTCGCACAGGAGGTGGGGAAGATGCGCCGCGAACGCGACTTCGGCTCCTACCCCGGAGACGCCAATTGCCGCCGCGTCCTGGAGGGATTCTTCGCCAAGCAGGATTCCGACCACCCGATGCCCACCGACCGGACGATAACGGCGGAATTGGGCGACGGCGTTGCGATCATCAACTGCTGCTTCGGGACCCGCGTGAACGAGACTTTAGGAAAAATATACGGCGCCCTGCTGTCCGCCAGGCTGGGGGAGAGCGTTGGGGTCACCGCAGACCCATACAGAGTCATACTGGAGCTTCCCCGCCACGTCAGCCGGGACATGCTGATGGAGACCGTGCGCTCGGTGAAACCCGGAACCGTGGAAGCGCTCGCCAGGATGGTCATACTCAACTCCACCTTCCTCAAATGGAGGTTCGCGTTCGTCGCGAAGAAGTTCGGGATAATAGAGAAGACGGCGGACCACCGCTTCATCAATTTCAAGAAGCTGTTCGAGATCCACGAAGGCACCCCGGCGTTCAAAGAGGCCGTGAACAAAGTGCTGTGGGAAGACCTGGACATACCGAACACGGAGAAGGTTGCCTCCATGATGGCTTCCGGGGAGATCGAAGTCGTCCCGGACTCGCCGTCGCCCATAGGGCTGGAAGGCATCACCAGATCCAAAGAGCTTATGCAGCCTCTCCGTGCCGACCACGCGATTCTGATGGCCCTCAAAAGGAGGCTTGAGAACGAGGTCATGTTCGCCACCTGCATCAACTGCGGGAGCCAGAGGAGATTCCGCGTCGCAGATGCCCCCAAAAGGTTCGGATGCGAGAAGTGCGGGGGATGCATGGTCGCAGTCCTGAAGGAATACGACAGGGATCTCGCGCGCCTGATCGGGAAAAAGGATCCGAGCCCCGAGGAGGTAAAGGATCTAAAGAAACTCAACAGAATCGCTAACCTGGTCAACGCATACGGGAACCGCGCCGCTCTTGTCCTGGCAGGGAGAGGCATCGGACCGGACACGGCCTCGCGCATACTCCGCGCCATGTACATCGACGAAGACGGCTTCCTCCGCGGGATACTGAACGCCGAGATTCTTTACGCCAGAAACAAGCAGTTCTGGGACTGA
- the metA gene encoding homoserine O-succinyltransferase, which produces MPINIPDSLPAFSALESENIFVMKETRARTQDIRPLKIAILNLMPTKVETEIQLMRLLSNTPLQIDITLAVPATHESKNTSNEYLSKFYRKFSDIEDENFDGMIITGAPLERKDFGEVDYWDEMCHIMDWCRTHATTSMYICWAALAGLNYLYGIEKHLLPSKKSGIYQYRNMMPSEPLMRGMDSVFRMPQSRHAEVLSKDIVRCPRLSIAALGDGEDPGIILSDSNEIFITGHLEYDANTLAYEYQRDLDRGMDPRLPENYFPEGDPSYDPILSWRSYATLLYSNWLNYYVYQETPYDLSKLDRGKRRRYQSQNCLFLA; this is translated from the coding sequence ATGCCAATCAACATTCCCGACAGCCTTCCCGCGTTCTCAGCGCTCGAAAGCGAGAACATATTCGTCATGAAAGAGACGAGGGCGAGGACCCAAGACATAAGGCCTCTTAAGATAGCGATACTGAATCTGATGCCGACCAAGGTGGAGACCGAGATACAGCTCATGAGGCTTCTGAGCAACACTCCTCTGCAGATCGACATAACCCTCGCCGTCCCCGCCACGCATGAGTCCAAGAACACATCCAACGAGTATCTCTCAAAATTCTACAGGAAGTTCTCGGACATAGAGGACGAGAATTTCGACGGGATGATCATAACGGGGGCACCGCTGGAGAGGAAGGATTTCGGGGAGGTGGATTACTGGGATGAGATGTGCCACATCATGGATTGGTGCCGCACCCACGCGACCACTTCGATGTACATCTGCTGGGCGGCTCTGGCCGGGCTGAACTATCTGTACGGGATAGAGAAGCATCTGCTTCCGTCGAAAAAGAGCGGCATATACCAATACAGGAACATGATGCCCAGCGAGCCTCTGATGAGAGGGATGGACAGCGTGTTCAGGATGCCCCAGTCCAGGCACGCGGAAGTGTTGTCCAAGGATATAGTCCGCTGCCCCAGGCTGAGCATAGCGGCTCTCGGCGACGGGGAAGATCCCGGGATAATCCTGTCCGACAGCAACGAGATTTTCATAACCGGCCATCTGGAGTATGATGCGAATACGCTGGCATACGAATATCAGAGGGATCTCGACAGGGGAATGGACCCCAGATTGCCGGAGAACTATTTCCCTGAGGGGGATCCCAGCTATGACCCGATCCTGAGCTGGAGGAGCTACGCCACATTGCTGTACTCCAACTGGCTGAACTATTACGTCTATCAGGAGACGCCTTACGACCTGAGCAAATTGGATCGCGGCAAGAGGCGACGTTATCAGTCCCAGAACTGCTTGTTTCTGGCGTAA
- a CDS encoding O-acetylhomoserine aminocarboxypropyltransferase/cysteine synthase, with translation MHQQGELMADKPKYRLETLQIHAGQETPDPTTDARAVPIYMTTSYVFKDSAQAAGRFALAEPGNIYTRLMNPTSSVFEERMAALEGGIAALATSSGASAISYAVQNIALSGDHIVSSANVYGGTYNFFANTIREQGIETSFVDPSDPKNFEKAIKGNTKLLYTEILGNPNSDVADIEAISEIAHRHGIPLIVDSTFSPPSVFRPLEHGADIVVHSATKFIGGHGVAMGGIIIDGGKFDWAQNDKFPGLSKPNPSYHGVVFTDAAGKAAFVTKIRTTLMRDQGAVISPFNSFLLLLGLETLSLRTERHIENALKVVEFLRNHPQVEKVNHPSLETGKKKELYDRYFPHGAGSIFTFEIKGGAETAKKFTESLGLFSLLANVADVKSLVIHPASTTHSQLSEEELLQCGIKPNTIRLSIGTEHIDDIIEDLKRGFEAVRE, from the coding sequence ATGCATCAACAAGGTGAATTGATGGCTGACAAGCCGAAATACAGATTGGAAACTCTTCAGATCCATGCCGGTCAGGAGACCCCCGACCCGACCACCGACGCCCGCGCGGTCCCGATATACATGACCACGTCCTACGTCTTCAAGGATTCCGCGCAGGCCGCCGGACGCTTCGCGCTCGCTGAGCCGGGAAACATCTACACCAGGCTGATGAACCCCACATCGTCGGTGTTCGAAGAGAGGATGGCCGCTTTGGAAGGAGGGATCGCCGCCCTCGCGACATCCTCCGGAGCCTCCGCGATAAGCTATGCGGTGCAGAACATCGCCCTCTCCGGCGACCACATCGTATCTTCCGCCAACGTCTATGGCGGGACTTACAACTTCTTCGCCAACACCATCCGCGAGCAGGGAATAGAGACGAGCTTCGTGGACCCTTCTGACCCTAAGAACTTCGAGAAAGCGATAAAGGGAAACACCAAGCTGCTCTACACCGAAATCCTGGGCAACCCGAATTCCGACGTCGCGGACATCGAGGCAATCTCTGAGATAGCCCACAGGCACGGCATCCCCCTCATTGTGGACAGCACCTTCAGCCCGCCCTCGGTGTTCAGGCCGCTGGAGCACGGCGCGGACATCGTGGTTCATTCCGCCACCAAATTCATCGGAGGCCACGGAGTAGCCATGGGAGGCATCATAATAGACGGCGGAAAATTCGATTGGGCCCAGAACGACAAATTCCCCGGGCTTTCCAAGCCGAATCCATCATACCATGGCGTCGTCTTCACCGATGCCGCCGGGAAAGCCGCATTCGTGACGAAGATACGCACCACGCTCATGAGAGACCAGGGCGCCGTCATCTCCCCGTTCAACTCGTTCCTCCTGCTCCTCGGGCTCGAGACGCTTTCCCTGCGCACCGAGAGGCACATCGAAAATGCCCTCAAAGTCGTGGAGTTCCTAAGGAACCATCCGCAGGTGGAGAAGGTGAACCACCCCTCCTTGGAGACCGGGAAGAAGAAGGAGCTTTACGACAGATACTTCCCGCACGGGGCCGGATCCATATTCACTTTCGAGATCAAAGGCGGAGCTGAGACGGCCAAGAAATTCACGGAATCCCTCGGATTATTCTCGCTTCTGGCCAACGTGGCGGACGTGAAATCCCTGGTGATACACCCCGCTTCCACCACCCACTCCCAGCTGAGCGAGGAGGAGCTCCTCCAGTGCGGAATAAAGCCGAACACGATTCGCCTGTCTATTGGGACGGAGCACATAGACGATATAATTGAGGATCTGAAACGCGGCTTCGAGGCCGTCAGGGAGTGA
- the cysK gene encoding cysteine synthase A produces MALYKSVDRTIGNTPLVELTNIEKDLGLKARLFGKLEFYNPAGSVKDRIAKAILDTLEAEGKINKDTVLIEPTSGNTGIALASIAAARGYKIKIVMPETMSAERRKLIKAYGAELILTEGAKGMKGAVEKAEELAKEIPNSVIPGQFTNQANPRAHYYTTGPEIYNDLEGEVDILVAGVGTGGTLSGTGKYLKERKPDVKVVAVEPKGSPLLSEGRAGPHKIQGIGAGFIPETLDTGIYDRIIAVENEDAFECARYVGKKEGFLVGISAGAALSAALELAKDPANAGKNIVAIFADNGERYLSTALYEE; encoded by the coding sequence ATGGCATTGTACAAATCGGTAGATAGAACTATAGGGAACACGCCGTTGGTAGAGCTCACCAACATCGAGAAAGATCTCGGGCTGAAAGCGAGATTGTTCGGCAAGCTTGAGTTCTACAACCCTGCCGGGTCGGTCAAGGACAGGATTGCGAAAGCCATCCTGGATACCCTGGAAGCTGAGGGCAAAATAAACAAGGACACGGTCCTGATCGAGCCCACCTCCGGGAACACCGGCATAGCGCTGGCATCCATCGCGGCCGCCAGGGGATACAAGATCAAAATCGTCATGCCCGAGACCATGTCCGCCGAGCGCCGCAAACTCATCAAAGCCTACGGAGCCGAGCTCATCCTTACCGAAGGGGCCAAAGGGATGAAGGGCGCGGTCGAAAAGGCGGAGGAGCTGGCCAAAGAGATCCCCAATTCGGTCATACCCGGCCAATTCACCAACCAGGCGAACCCCAGAGCCCACTATTACACCACTGGACCCGAAATATACAACGACCTGGAAGGCGAAGTGGACATACTGGTCGCGGGAGTGGGGACCGGCGGAACCCTCTCTGGTACCGGGAAATACCTCAAAGAGAGGAAGCCGGACGTCAAAGTGGTCGCCGTCGAACCCAAAGGTTCGCCCCTCCTCTCCGAAGGAAGAGCTGGGCCCCACAAAATCCAAGGCATCGGAGCCGGATTCATCCCCGAAACTCTGGATACCGGGATATACGACAGGATAATCGCCGTCGAGAACGAGGACGCCTTCGAATGCGCAAGATACGTCGGCAAAAAGGAGGGTTTCCTCGTCGGCATCTCCGCCGGAGCGGCGCTGTCCGCGGCTCTGGAGCTGGCAAAAGACCCTGCCAACGCCGGCAAGAACATCGTAGCGATATTCGCCGACAATGGGGAAAGATATCTTTCCACGGCGCTGTACGAGGAATGA